Genomic window (Streptomyces cadmiisoli):
TCCCATTGCTCGCTCGTGGGCAGCGCCTTGCCGGCCCACTCGGCATAGGCGTCAGCGTCGTGCCACGTCACCCACACCACTGGGTGGTCAAAGATGCTGTCTGGGCACTTTCCGCCCGGCCAGTGCTGCGGGGCCCGGTGGCCAGTCGCCCTGACGAAGCGTGCGTAGTCCGCGTTCGTCGTCGGGTACACGTCGATGGAGAAGGCCTCCAGCCAAGTGGGCCTGTTGCCCCGCCCGGCCCGGAAGATGCCCGCGTCAACGGAGACCATCAGCTTCCCGTCGATCGGGCTCTTGGCGTAGTGGGGTTCTCGGCGTAAGAGGGCCTCGGCTCGCGCATCGTGTTCCGCTGCGGCCTGCTCGGTGATCAAAGTAGCGAACCGCTCTTGCACCGCAGGGAGTGCTGTCGAGAGCATCGTGTCCAGCGCGGTCTGATTCGCAGCTCGCGGCACAATGTTCGCGCCCTGTTTTTCCCACTTGACCAGCATGCGGTGACTGACTCCGACCGATGCGGCGAAGTCACGCCCGTTCTGCCGTAGGGCGGTACGGAAGGCCAAGACCTCCCGCCCCGTCCACCGCGCAACCCCCGTCATGGCGTATCCCCTTTACAGTCGCTCGCCGGGGACGGCGAGATAGGCGTCCCGGAGCTGGGTGAGCGTGGGGTGCTCTGTGGCCATCGGTACGTCATCGATGGTGGACAGCGCCCGCACTCCGATCGTGGTGTTGGTGGCGAAAGCGGCGTGCATGCCCTGCGCTTCCGCGAGGGTCACCGGCGCGGTGTGGTGCTGCCCGGTCTGCTGGAGAAGTGCCATCGTCACACCCGGCAACACGTCGGCCTTGGGCCACACGACTCCGTCCTCACCGATGAAGCCAACGTTCCACGTTCCGCCTTCGGACACGTGGTCGTCCGGGCCGACGAACAGTGCATCGTCGTAGCCGTCCAGGAGCGCCGAGCGTCGGGCGTGCAGGGCTCCGAACAGACCTGCGTGTTTGACCGCGGGCACGTCCCGCTCGTAGCGGACGGACTTTACGCGCAGTGGGGGCATCGGCAGGTCGCCGGCCGGGCGCACAGTGACCAGGACGCTGGGGTTGTTCGCCTTGTCGGGGTGTGCCATCTCGACGGCCGGATCGAAGATGGTGACGCGCACGACGAAGGAACCCGCCAGATCGCCTGCGGCCTGGCGGACGTAGCTGCGGACCCTCTCCGGGTCCAGTTCCGCGCCCATCACCGTCCGGCAGTCCCTGACCAGGCGCGCAAGATGCAGATCAAGGCCGCGTACGCGATGGTCGTCCACGCGCATGGATGTGAAGTGGCCGAAGTTCGTCAGCGCCAGAGTCAGCAGGGCATCGGGGGTAACGGGTCGTCCGTTCAGGGTCGCCATGTTCACCAGGATGGCAGCAAGCCGGGCAATTGCCGAGTGTCAGCCCCAAGTTGACGGCCTATAAGTTCGCCAAAAGT
Coding sequences:
- a CDS encoding formylglycine-generating enzyme family protein, whose protein sequence is MLVKWEKQGANIVPRAANQTALDTMLSTALPAVQERFATLITEQAAAEHDARAEALLRREPHYAKSPIDGKLMVSVDAGIFRAGRGNRPTWLEAFSIDVYPTTNADYARFVRATGHRAPQHWPGGKCPDSIFDHPVVWVTWHDADAYAEWAGKALPTSEQWEKAARGTKGRAYPWGDAPTAAKCNVLDSEIGRTTPVSRYQSGVSPYGVFDMCGNTWEWCASESEPGRHELKGSAFTSPFIHATPSLFNAANATMQDNDTGFRCVSLSPE
- a CDS encoding aminotransferase class IV family protein; this translates as MATLNGRPVTPDALLTLALTNFGHFTSMRVDDHRVRGLDLHLARLVRDCRTVMGAELDPERVRSYVRQAAGDLAGSFVVRVTIFDPAVEMAHPDKANNPSVLVTVRPAGDLPMPPLRVKSVRYERDVPAVKHAGLFGALHARRSALLDGYDDALFVGPDDHVSEGGTWNVGFIGEDGVVWPKADVLPGVTMALLQQTGQHHTAPVTLAEAQGMHAAFATNTTIGVRALSTIDDVPMATEHPTLTQLRDAYLAVPGERL